The Treponema medium genome has a window encoding:
- a CDS encoding flavodoxin family protein codes for METVIIHGQNHKGSTYHIASNLALKVGGNIKEFFLPKDFGEFCTGCTKCFLESEKQCPHFDRLNPITETIDKADLIILASPVYVMHPTGSMKAFLDHYGYRWMVHRPEETMFSKQGVCISTAAGGGMKSANKDMADSLFFWGVAEIYTYGKAVQAVKWQDVSEKNKKSIDKALSSLAKKITDKYGKAKPGIKTKLMFNIIRLLQNKIRNRADTDYWQEKGWRDKNRPWK; via the coding sequence AACATATCATATTGCGAGCAATCTGGCATTGAAAGTCGGGGGAAACATAAAAGAGTTTTTTTTGCCGAAAGATTTCGGTGAGTTTTGTACCGGTTGTACAAAGTGTTTTTTAGAATCGGAAAAACAATGTCCGCATTTCGACAGACTTAACCCTATTACCGAGACGATAGACAAAGCCGATTTGATTATTCTTGCAAGTCCCGTATATGTAATGCACCCAACGGGTTCTATGAAAGCATTTTTAGATCATTACGGATATCGTTGGATGGTACACCGGCCGGAGGAAACAATGTTTTCGAAGCAGGGTGTGTGTATTTCCACTGCCGCGGGTGGGGGTATGAAATCTGCAAATAAAGATATGGCAGACAGTTTGTTTTTTTGGGGAGTTGCTGAAATTTACACATACGGCAAAGCTGTTCAGGCTGTAAAATGGCAAGATGTAAGTGAAAAAAATAAAAAATCCATAGATAAAGCATTAAGCTCTCTTGCAAAAAAAATTACCGATAAGTATGGTAAAGCGAAGCCCGGAATAAAAACAAAACTGATGTTCAATATCATACGCCTCTTACAAAATAAAATCCGGAATCGGGCAGATACGGATTATTGGCAGGAAAAGGGATGGCGGGATAAAAACCGTCCGTGGAAATAA
- a CDS encoding type II CAAX prenyl endopeptidase Rce1 family protein has translation MIFGFVWALWHFPLFFIPGTYHYGIREMNVLYIFNFFISVIPFGFITTWVYVKNNRSMLASIIFHLFVNFMQEKIAMPQTTKCVETICVTIAAAIIVFTNKDLFFEKRHIGRILES, from the coding sequence ATTATATTCGGCTTTGTATGGGCTTTATGGCACTTCCCGCTGTTTTTTATTCCGGGCACTTACCATTACGGAATACGCGAAATGAATGTTTTGTATATATTCAACTTTTTTATTTCCGTTATTCCGTTCGGTTTTATAACAACATGGGTTTACGTGAAAAATAACCGAAGCATGCTTGCAAGTATTATTTTTCACCTTTTTGTAAACTTCATGCAGGAAAAGATTGCGATGCCCCAAACGACAAAATGCGTCGAAACAATCTGCGTTACCATTGCCGCCGCGATTATCGTTTTTACAAACAAAGATCTCTTCTTTGAAAAACGCCACATAGGCAGAATATTGGAAAGCTGA
- a CDS encoding protein-ADP-ribose hydrolase — translation MTQKERRIFLIEYLLRENPNYHGVQIPDDEDEQKILLRSLMNVRPPQHTSKEFLRIQDNYLQEAIRQHGITGLADLKPVTGRGNGDWYVWRGDITTLKVDAIVNAANSGMTGCWQPCHACIDNCIHTFAGVQLRTVCAGIMQEQGHEEPTGTAKITPAFNLPCKYVLHTVGPIISGQLTDRDCTLLANSYTSCLNLAAENGVKSIAFCCISTGVFRFPAQKAAEIAVATVEDWKAKNNSAMKIVFNVFSEKDEALYNKLMS, via the coding sequence ATGACACAAAAGGAACGACGTATTTTTTTAATCGAATATCTTCTAAGGGAAAATCCCAACTATCACGGTGTACAAATACCGGATGATGAGGATGAACAGAAGATACTGCTTCGCTCTCTGATGAATGTCCGCCCGCCGCAGCATACAAGTAAAGAATTCTTGCGCATACAGGACAACTATTTACAGGAAGCAATCAGGCAGCACGGCATTACCGGCCTTGCCGATTTAAAACCGGTTACCGGACGGGGCAACGGAGATTGGTATGTGTGGCGGGGAGATATTACAACGCTTAAAGTCGATGCGATTGTAAACGCAGCAAACAGCGGTATGACCGGATGTTGGCAGCCCTGCCATGCATGCATCGACAACTGTATTCACACCTTTGCGGGGGTGCAGCTGCGCACCGTGTGTGCCGGCATCATGCAAGAACAAGGACATGAAGAGCCGACCGGAACCGCAAAGATTACGCCTGCGTTCAATTTACCGTGCAAGTATGTGCTGCATACCGTGGGGCCGATTATCAGCGGTCAACTTACCGACCGCGACTGTACGCTGCTTGCAAACAGCTACACCTCCTGCCTGAACCTCGCAGCCGAAAACGGCGTAAAATCTATTGCCTTTTGCTGTATTTCAACCGGTGTGTTCCGCTTCCCTGCTCAAAAAGCAGCGGAGATTGCCGTAGCAACGGTTGAAGATTGGAAAGCAAAAAACAACAGCGCAATGAAAATCGTGTTTAACGTATTCAGCGAAAAGGATGAAGCTCTTTATAACAAATTGATGTCTTGA
- a CDS encoding ATP-binding protein — MENIIFNELKIRGFNVDVGVITQYESNEKENGLRKQLEIDFVCNKGSKRYYIQSAYALPDQAKIEQEQRPLIRTGDSFKKIIITKDAPAPYYNDSGILIMNLYDFLLNDRSLEY, encoded by the coding sequence GTGGAAAATATCATTTTTAATGAGCTGAAAATCCGCGGATTCAATGTTGATGTCGGGGTTATTACGCAATATGAATCGAACGAGAAAGAAAACGGACTGCGCAAACAGCTTGAAATCGATTTCGTCTGCAACAAGGGTTCAAAACGGTATTATATTCAGTCGGCGTACGCGCTCCCCGACCAAGCAAAAATAGAACAAGAACAGCGTCCGCTCATACGGACGGGCGATTCTTTTAAAAAGATCATCATTACAAAGGATGCACCGGCGCCGTATTACAATGACTCCGGCATTTTGATTATGAATCTCTATGACTTTCTACTGAATGACCGAAGTTTGGAATATTGA
- a CDS encoding flagellar hook-length control protein FliK, producing the protein MQALDVQNDMQPVNYTDAVQSSNQDKKNAKEPDVKGSSFIDIIKKLMAEEADGRTAGEEKISGNAALAQEASEQTERKKNAAAQTELSRLKSKARKQSDPRAQHLAEADAREGEVAEALSDADVLRAFEDGIDVKNALGNGADKQLQTSMLAQAETDAVPEGAALLSAEEAHQLKKQKNGKTESGLAVGISASGMEELSGKQKKNADEFAADSALEKSTKAQQVKQHKPVFTIIDERTVNAAPVTADGSVHEAGAAVRVTNAPSVDMAADFRSMTAGLGTAANGTQTAQESGAPSFASLVAQQVQDMAPDFVQAGRIVLQDNNAGVIRLQMQPAHLGNVRINLELAGGKKIVGKIITGSKEAYEAFKESIEQLAKAFEQGGFASAQFDVSWSGEGGSQQFDGENGQFNELFAQNDRLDVMQGNRYADTETVYAFGQDQAVNVFA; encoded by the coding sequence ATGCAAGCACTTGATGTCCAAAACGATATGCAGCCGGTCAATTACACGGATGCGGTACAGTCAAGTAATCAGGATAAAAAAAATGCAAAAGAACCTGATGTGAAAGGCTCATCCTTTATCGATATAATAAAAAAGCTGATGGCAGAGGAGGCTGACGGCCGTACTGCGGGAGAAGAAAAAATATCCGGCAATGCAGCATTGGCTCAAGAAGCGTCGGAACAGACTGAGCGTAAAAAAAATGCTGCGGCGCAAACCGAATTATCCCGGCTAAAGAGCAAAGCGAGAAAGCAAAGTGATCCGCGCGCACAACACCTTGCTGAAGCAGATGCACGGGAAGGGGAAGTCGCTGAAGCGCTTTCAGACGCGGACGTTTTGCGTGCCTTTGAAGACGGGATCGATGTAAAGAATGCGCTTGGAAACGGCGCGGATAAGCAGCTTCAAACTTCGATGTTGGCTCAAGCGGAGACGGATGCCGTGCCTGAGGGAGCCGCTTTACTGTCTGCCGAAGAGGCGCACCAGTTGAAAAAACAGAAAAACGGTAAAACGGAATCCGGTTTGGCTGTAGGTATATCGGCTTCCGGCATGGAAGAACTGTCCGGAAAGCAGAAGAAAAATGCTGATGAGTTCGCCGCGGATAGTGCTCTCGAAAAAAGCACAAAAGCGCAGCAGGTAAAGCAACATAAACCGGTGTTTACTATTATAGATGAGCGCACGGTGAATGCCGCTCCGGTTACTGCGGACGGTTCCGTACACGAAGCGGGCGCCGCCGTGCGGGTTACCAATGCGCCGTCGGTTGATATGGCCGCAGACTTCCGCAGTATGACAGCAGGTTTGGGCACCGCTGCAAACGGTACACAGACAGCACAGGAGAGCGGCGCACCGAGTTTTGCCTCGTTGGTTGCGCAGCAAGTACAGGATATGGCACCCGACTTTGTGCAGGCAGGGCGGATTGTGCTGCAGGATAACAACGCAGGCGTCATCCGCTTGCAGATGCAGCCCGCGCATCTCGGCAACGTCAGGATCAATTTGGAATTGGCTGGCGGTAAAAAAATCGTTGGGAAGATTATCACGGGATCAAAAGAAGCGTACGAAGCGTTTAAAGAAAGCATCGAACAGCTTGCAAAAGCCTTTGAACAGGGTGGATTCGCGAGTGCGCAATTCGATGTCAGCTGGTCGGGCGAAGGCGGCAGTCAGCAATTCGATGGCGAGAACGGTCAATTTAATGAATTATTTGCACAAAATGACCGGCTTGATGTAATGCAGGGCAATCGTTATGCCGATACTGAAACTGTCTACGCTTTCGGGCAAGATCAAGCGGTGAATGTATTTGCGTAA
- the flgD gene encoding flagellar hook assembly protein FlgD, with translation MNISTVAQGNGIPMPSFEMSPEEKARLNMEVDTINKQNFPEGRKPKQELGKDDFLQLLVAQLTHQDPTSPLEDTQFVAQMAQFTSLEQLTNMNQNFGMLNRLIGDSSAVNVVGKQVDIEQSSGTVSGTITAATRGENPQVQVNGKWYAWSDVQTVYANN, from the coding sequence ATGAATATCAGTACAGTAGCGCAGGGAAACGGAATTCCGATGCCTTCTTTTGAAATGAGTCCGGAAGAAAAAGCTCGGCTCAACATGGAAGTTGACACAATTAATAAACAGAATTTTCCGGAAGGGCGAAAGCCGAAGCAGGAGCTGGGAAAGGACGATTTTCTGCAACTACTCGTAGCGCAGCTGACTCATCAAGATCCCACCAGCCCGCTGGAAGACACTCAGTTTGTCGCTCAGATGGCGCAGTTCACGTCGCTTGAGCAGTTGACGAACATGAACCAGAATTTCGGAATGCTGAATAGACTGATCGGAGATTCTTCGGCGGTCAATGTGGTCGGTAAGCAGGTAGATATCGAGCAAAGCAGCGGTACCGTTTCGGGAACCATTACGGCTGCAACCCGCGGAGAAAACCCGCAGGTACAGGTTAACGGCAAATGGTATGCATGGTCGGACGTACAAACCGTCTATGCAAATAACTAA
- the flgE gene encoding flagellar hook protein FlgE — protein sequence MMRSLFSGVSGMQNHQTRMDVIGNNIANVNTTGFKRGRVNFQDLISQQLSGASRPNEEVGGVNPKEVGLGVMVASIDTVHTQGALQSTGINTDIAVQGNGFFVLKSGEKSFYTRAGAFGVDKDGTMVNPANGMRVQGWMAQEVDGTRLINTSAQTEDLIIPIGQKIDARATTSVNYACNLDKRLPELPENANRAQVLESTWTTEFKVYDTFGETHELNLSFSRVPGTQNQWLATVNVDPENAEATATRTGVGTTEGTGNTFTVTFDNYGHLASVTDTAGNASAEAGQVLVQVSYNVPGATAGEDGAPVRHTFDINLGEIGTSRNTITQFAERSTTKAYEQDGYAMGYLENFKIDQSGIITGVYSNGVSNEIGQLAMAGFANQGGLEKAGENTYIQSNNSGIANITTSGVMGKGKLIAGTLEMSNVDLTDQFTDMIITQRGFQAGAKTIQTSDTMLETVLNLKR from the coding sequence ATGATGCGGTCATTATTTTCCGGCGTTTCCGGAATGCAGAATCACCAAACGAGAATGGATGTTATCGGTAACAATATTGCAAACGTAAACACGACTGGTTTTAAGCGCGGACGGGTTAATTTTCAGGATTTGATTTCTCAGCAGTTGAGCGGCGCTTCCCGTCCGAACGAAGAAGTCGGCGGCGTGAACCCGAAAGAAGTCGGGCTTGGCGTTATGGTTGCCAGCATCGACACCGTTCATACGCAGGGTGCCTTGCAGTCAACCGGTATCAATACTGACATTGCGGTACAGGGAAACGGTTTCTTCGTACTCAAGTCGGGTGAAAAGAGCTTTTATACCCGCGCCGGCGCTTTCGGTGTCGATAAAGACGGCACGATGGTGAACCCTGCAAACGGTATGCGCGTACAGGGCTGGATGGCTCAGGAAGTAGACGGCACCCGCCTTATCAACACCTCCGCACAGACGGAAGACCTCATCATTCCGATTGGACAGAAGATCGATGCCCGTGCAACTACCTCAGTAAACTATGCCTGTAACCTCGACAAGCGGCTTCCGGAATTACCCGAAAACGCGAACCGCGCACAAGTGTTGGAATCGACATGGACAACCGAGTTCAAAGTATACGACACTTTCGGCGAAACCCACGAACTGAATTTAAGTTTTTCGCGTGTCCCGGGCACTCAAAACCAGTGGCTCGCGACGGTCAATGTTGATCCTGAAAATGCGGAAGCAACGGCAACGCGCACGGGTGTCGGCACCACCGAAGGAACCGGCAACACGTTCACCGTTACCTTTGACAACTATGGACACCTTGCTTCGGTTACCGATACGGCAGGAAATGCCTCCGCTGAAGCAGGACAAGTGCTCGTGCAGGTTTCCTATAATGTTCCCGGTGCAACAGCCGGAGAAGACGGCGCTCCCGTCCGCCACACTTTTGACATTAATTTAGGCGAGATCGGCACTTCCCGCAATACGATTACACAGTTTGCGGAACGCAGCACAACTAAGGCTTATGAACAGGACGGATACGCAATGGGCTATCTTGAAAACTTCAAGATTGATCAGAGCGGTATTATCACCGGTGTGTACTCCAACGGAGTAAGCAATGAGATCGGTCAGCTTGCAATGGCGGGCTTTGCAAACCAAGGCGGTTTGGAAAAGGCCGGTGAAAATACCTATATTCAGTCGAATAACTCCGGTATTGCAAATATCACCACTTCGGGCGTTATGGGAAAGGGTAAACTGATTGCCGGTACCCTCGAAATGAGTAATGTCGATTTAACCGATCAGTTTACCGATATGATTATTACGCAGCGCGGGTTCCAAGCAGGAGCAAAAACTATCCAAACATCCGATACAATGCTTGAAACCGTATTGAATTTGAAGCGGTAA
- a CDS encoding flagellar FlbD family protein has translation MVKVTRLNGTQYWINPHQIETIDCNPDVTLHMLSGKSFVIKETPDALIDAIVAYRRCIGIFKNEM, from the coding sequence ATGGTAAAGGTTACGCGGCTTAACGGTACACAGTATTGGATAAATCCTCATCAGATTGAAACGATAGACTGTAATCCCGATGTAACGTTGCACATGCTGTCAGGCAAAAGTTTTGTGATAAAAGAAACGCCCGACGCGCTGATCGACGCTATTGTCGCGTACCGCAGATGTATCGGTATCTTTAAAAACGAAATGTAA
- a CDS encoding motility protein A: MDIASFIGIFGGIAVVMFGAFMGSSLGGLIDVPSMFITIGGSYMCLFLTYPLSYVIGIFKVMGRVFKVADYKEKEMVQKLVALSEKSRRTGLLALEEEIQDFEDDFLRTGLRNVIDGIDGAAIRVSMENELTQMEERHNKWISLVNAWATLAPGFGMLGTVIGLIGMLLNIEDKSSLGPNMAVALVTTFYGSMMANWLLIPIASKLAYQNNLEVRSKEMIIEGILGIQSGDHPRILAQRLLTYLDPKDRKVLEAELVRD, encoded by the coding sequence ATGGATATAGCATCATTTATAGGTATATTCGGCGGTATCGCTGTCGTTATGTTCGGCGCTTTTATGGGAAGCTCGCTCGGCGGACTTATCGACGTTCCTTCGATGTTCATCACGATCGGCGGTTCGTATATGTGTTTGTTCTTAACCTATCCGCTTTCTTACGTTATCGGTATTTTCAAGGTTATGGGCAGGGTGTTCAAAGTTGCCGACTATAAAGAGAAAGAAATGGTACAAAAACTCGTCGCCTTGTCCGAAAAAAGCCGCCGTACCGGTCTTTTGGCTCTGGAAGAAGAAATTCAGGATTTTGAAGATGATTTTCTTCGCACCGGACTGCGCAATGTTATCGACGGTATCGACGGAGCCGCTATTCGTGTGTCGATGGAAAATGAATTGACACAGATGGAAGAGCGGCACAATAAATGGATTTCATTAGTAAACGCATGGGCAACACTGGCGCCCGGCTTCGGAATGTTGGGAACGGTTATCGGTCTTATCGGTATGTTGTTGAACATCGAAGATAAGAGTTCGTTAGGGCCGAACATGGCAGTTGCGCTGGTTACGACATTTTACGGTTCTATGATGGCAAACTGGCTGCTTATTCCTATCGCTTCCAAACTTGCGTATCAGAATAATCTGGAAGTGCGGTCAAAGGAAATGATTATTGAGGGGATACTCGGTATTCAATCGGGCGATCACCCGCGTATCCTTGCACAGCGGTTGCTGACGTATCTTGATCCTAAAGACCGAAAAGTTTTGGAAGCTGAGCTGGTAAGGGATTAG
- the motB gene encoding flagellar motor protein MotB, which produces MARKKKRANAPGSGWLTTYGDMVTLMLCFFVMLYEPSEVDITRLQALSASISGDPTGGSISLSAGKLADLGNTISSMPSMEKGKLLGTALKKAVSIFTPEIKTTKIAVTSDERGIVISLAADAFFARNSAELNIEESRETLLKIAQFLSDKELAARRFRIEGHTDSSDALAGKWTSNWELSAARAINVLHNLTDFGVQEDKFSIAGYADTRPVYSNETAEGRAYNRRVDIIILDDAHF; this is translated from the coding sequence ATGGCACGGAAAAAGAAAAGAGCGAACGCTCCCGGTAGCGGGTGGCTTACAACGTACGGCGATATGGTTACGCTGATGCTTTGCTTCTTCGTCATGTTGTATGAGCCGAGCGAAGTAGATATAACCCGCTTGCAAGCGTTGTCTGCCTCGATCAGCGGCGATCCTACCGGCGGTTCCATCTCTTTGTCGGCTGGTAAACTTGCCGACCTCGGCAATACCATTAGTTCAATGCCGTCGATGGAGAAGGGGAAGCTGCTCGGAACCGCCTTAAAAAAGGCTGTCTCGATTTTTACGCCTGAGATAAAGACTACTAAGATCGCCGTTACCAGCGATGAACGCGGCATTGTTATTTCGCTCGCAGCTGATGCCTTTTTTGCACGAAACAGTGCGGAGCTGAATATCGAAGAAAGTCGCGAAACATTATTGAAAATTGCGCAGTTTTTATCCGATAAAGAATTAGCGGCTCGCCGTTTCCGTATTGAAGGGCATACCGATTCAAGCGATGCGCTTGCGGGAAAGTGGACAAGCAACTGGGAGCTGTCGGCTGCGCGCGCAATCAACGTATTGCATAATTTGACTGACTTCGGTGTACAGGAAGATAAGTTTTCCATTGCCGGCTATGCAGATACTCGTCCTGTCTATTCCAACGAGACTGCAGAAGGACGCGCATATAATAGACGGGTTGATATTATCATTTTGGATGATGCACATTTTTAG
- a CDS encoding flagellar basal body-associated FliL family protein, with product MADEHTNLTDEHGMDENIGVDNPVKAKKAGLIPTLLKYIAIALAALIFIVTVVVITVNLMSKRGQSQSEYPIAEEYRDSREMLQYYSAIGAVKTFTKDVVPGTVVVNVELGYPQNDKTTSQELTARLVELKDFLRGYFQSKTIAELKQEEKIKIEIRNQINDNILSKSKIKAVAFTQYDIIEQ from the coding sequence ATGGCTGACGAGCATACAAATTTGACTGATGAACACGGAATGGATGAAAACATCGGTGTCGATAATCCGGTAAAAGCTAAAAAAGCGGGGCTTATTCCGACGCTTCTGAAATACATTGCCATCGCGCTCGCTGCTTTGATTTTTATCGTGACGGTTGTCGTTATTACGGTTAATCTGATGTCAAAGCGGGGACAATCTCAGTCCGAATACCCCATTGCGGAAGAATACCGCGACTCGCGTGAAATGCTGCAGTATTATTCTGCAATCGGTGCTGTCAAGACATTTACCAAAGATGTCGTGCCGGGTACCGTTGTCGTTAACGTTGAGCTTGGATATCCGCAAAACGATAAGACAACTTCGCAGGAACTGACGGCGCGATTGGTTGAGCTGAAGGATTTTCTCCGTGGTTATTTCCAAAGTAAGACGATTGCGGAACTGAAACAGGAAGAGAAGATTAAAATCGAAATCCGTAATCAAATCAATGACAATATACTATCAAAATCGAAGATAAAAGCGGTTGCTTTTACTCAGTATGATATTATAGAACAATAG
- the fliM gene encoding flagellar motor switch protein FliM, producing MTEVLSQDEIDQLLTAISSGDTEAEEFRPVNDTRKIKIYDFKRPDKFSKEQMRTVSIMHETFARLTTTALSAQLRSMAHVHVASVDQLTYEEFIRSIPTPTTLAVINMDPLKGNAVLEIDPSVTFSIIDRLFGGTGQGTMVQRELTDIEASVMEGVIVRILANMREAWTQVIDLRPRLGQIETNPQFAQIVPPSEMVVLVTLETKVGEEEGMMNFCIPYITIEPIISKLSSQFWFSSVRRSSTTQYMGVLKEKLSTVDMDVVAEVGSLKLPVRDVLNLRAGDVVRLTDTRVGHPFTLSVGSRKKFWCQPGVVGNKVAVQILEKIEDINQDEFEELSADQEELYE from the coding sequence ATGACTGAAGTATTATCGCAGGACGAAATAGACCAGCTTCTCACTGCAATCAGCTCAGGGGATACCGAAGCGGAAGAGTTTAGACCGGTTAACGATACGCGCAAAATCAAGATTTATGATTTTAAGCGTCCGGATAAATTCTCTAAGGAGCAGATGCGTACCGTTTCCATTATGCACGAAACTTTTGCGCGTTTGACTACCACCGCTCTTTCTGCTCAGCTGCGGAGTATGGCGCACGTACACGTTGCCTCTGTCGATCAGCTGACGTATGAAGAGTTTATCCGTTCAATCCCTACGCCGACCACGCTGGCTGTAATTAACATGGATCCGCTCAAGGGTAATGCCGTTTTGGAAATAGACCCTTCCGTTACCTTCTCTATAATCGACCGTCTTTTCGGCGGTACGGGGCAAGGGACGATGGTACAGCGGGAATTAACCGACATCGAAGCTTCCGTTATGGAAGGTGTTATCGTGCGTATTTTGGCGAATATGCGCGAAGCATGGACGCAGGTTATCGACTTACGCCCCCGCTTGGGTCAGATTGAAACAAACCCGCAGTTCGCACAGATTGTACCGCCTTCCGAAATGGTCGTTTTGGTTACGCTTGAAACAAAGGTCGGTGAAGAAGAAGGCATGATGAACTTCTGTATTCCCTACATCACGATAGAACCGATTATTTCAAAACTTTCCAGCCAGTTCTGGTTCTCGTCGGTACGCAGAAGTTCGACAACTCAGTACATGGGCGTTTTGAAAGAGAAACTTTCTACGGTAGATATGGATGTTGTTGCCGAAGTCGGTTCGTTAAAGCTGCCGGTACGAGATGTGCTTAATCTTCGTGCAGGGGATGTGGTACGGCTGACTGATACGAGAGTAGGTCATCCGTTTACACTGAGCGTCGGTAGTAGAAAGAAGTTCTGGTGCCAGCCCGGCGTTGTGGGAAATAAGGTTGCCGTACAGATATTGGAAAAGATTGAGGATATCAATCAGGATGAATTTGAAGAGCTAAGTGCTGATCAGGAGGAATTATATGAGTGA